One window from the genome of Mauremys mutica isolate MM-2020 ecotype Southern chromosome 4, ASM2049712v1, whole genome shotgun sequence encodes:
- the MED20 gene encoding mediator of RNA polymerase II transcription subunit 20 isoform X1, with the protein MGVTCVSQMPVAEGKSVQQTVEILTRKLELLGAEKQGTFCVDCETYHTAASTMGNQGQAGKLMYVMHNSEYPLSCFALFENGPCLIADANFDVLMVKLKGFFQNAKANKIESRGTRYQYCDFLVKVGTVTMGPSARGISVEVEYCPCVVANDCWNLLMEFMQSFMGNHTPGIPSMFGNKHDSIYSPGDTMAQYMELFNKIRKQQQVPVAGIR; encoded by the exons ATGGGAGTCACCTG TGTGTCTCAGATGCCCGTGGCAGAGGGGAAGAGCGTCCAGCAAACAGTTGAAATCCTAACAAGGAAAttggagctgctgggagcagagaaACAAGGAACATTTTGTGTAGACTGTGAGACCTACCACACCGCTGCCTCCACCATGGGAAACCAAG GGCAGGCTGGCAAGCTGATGTACGTGATGCATAACTCTGAATATCCCCTCAGCTGTTTCGCTCTCTTTGAAAACGGCCCCTGCCTCATAGCAGATGCCAACTTTGACGTCCTGATGGTGAAACTGAAAGGCTTTTTCCAAAACGCCAAGGCAAACAAGATAGAGAGCCGGGGTACGCGGTACCAGTACTGTGACTTCTTGGTGAAGGTTGGCACTGTTACCATGGGGCCCAGTGCCCGGGGAATATCTGTGGAG GTGGAATACTGCCCATGTGTGGTAGCCAATGACTGCTGGAACCTGCTCATGGAGTTCATGCAAAGCTTCATGGGGAATCACACTCCTGGAATCCCATCCATGTTTGGCAACAAGCACGACAGCATCTACAGCCCAGGTGACACAATGGCTCAGTACATGGAACTGTTCAACAAGATCCGCAAACAGCAGCAGGTGCCTGTAGCTGGGATCAGATGA
- the MED20 gene encoding mediator of RNA polymerase II transcription subunit 20 isoform X2, which translates to MYVMHNSEYPLSCFALFENGPCLIADANFDVLMVKLKGFFQNAKANKIESRGTRYQYCDFLVKVGTVTMGPSARGISVEVEYCPCVVANDCWNLLMEFMQSFMGNHTPGIPSMFGNKHDSIYSPGDTMAQYMELFNKIRKQQQVPVAGIR; encoded by the exons ATGTACGTGATGCATAACTCTGAATATCCCCTCAGCTGTTTCGCTCTCTTTGAAAACGGCCCCTGCCTCATAGCAGATGCCAACTTTGACGTCCTGATGGTGAAACTGAAAGGCTTTTTCCAAAACGCCAAGGCAAACAAGATAGAGAGCCGGGGTACGCGGTACCAGTACTGTGACTTCTTGGTGAAGGTTGGCACTGTTACCATGGGGCCCAGTGCCCGGGGAATATCTGTGGAG GTGGAATACTGCCCATGTGTGGTAGCCAATGACTGCTGGAACCTGCTCATGGAGTTCATGCAAAGCTTCATGGGGAATCACACTCCTGGAATCCCATCCATGTTTGGCAACAAGCACGACAGCATCTACAGCCCAGGTGACACAATGGCTCAGTACATGGAACTGTTCAACAAGATCCGCAAACAGCAGCAGGTGCCTGTAGCTGGGATCAGATGA